From one Paractinoplanes brasiliensis genomic stretch:
- a CDS encoding cellulose binding domain-containing protein translates to MRRSTFALALTTAVAVTGGAAVLTALPASAAAGCRVAYAVSSTWPGGFGANVTITNLGDPLSSWTLVWTYGNGQTVTQAWNTNLTQSGSTVTARNAGYNGSLSTNGSVSFGFNASAAGANTAPTAFTLNGTACTGTTGPSMPPTTPPTTPNTSPPPTSPGVPSDAAWVDSGQWASWQNNGYTLYNNIWGSGAGSQTIWARSGTNWGVVADHPRTGGVKSYPNTGRTLNRTLSSLSSVTSSFNVSVPADGDYATTYDIWANNHAYEVMIWTNQHGAVGPIAEQYDANGAVPNVRNLTVGGHTWNVYRGSNGANAVFSFIRTNTSSGSIDLLAIMNWLRTNNWWGNVTVGELQFGFEITGTAGRSNFTTNSFSLSYS, encoded by the coding sequence ATGCGCAGAAGCACATTTGCGCTGGCGCTGACCACGGCGGTCGCGGTCACCGGAGGGGCGGCTGTCCTCACCGCCCTGCCGGCGTCGGCCGCGGCGGGGTGCCGGGTGGCCTACGCCGTCAGCAGCACATGGCCGGGCGGGTTCGGGGCCAACGTGACGATCACGAATCTCGGGGATCCGCTGAGCTCATGGACGCTCGTGTGGACGTACGGGAACGGGCAGACCGTCACCCAGGCGTGGAACACGAACCTGACCCAGAGCGGGTCGACTGTCACGGCCCGCAACGCCGGCTACAACGGCTCCCTGTCGACGAACGGGTCCGTCTCGTTCGGCTTCAACGCCTCGGCCGCCGGCGCCAACACGGCGCCCACGGCGTTCACGCTGAACGGCACCGCGTGCACCGGAACGACAGGCCCGTCGATGCCGCCGACCACACCGCCCACGACACCGAACACCAGCCCACCGCCGACCAGCCCGGGCGTGCCGAGCGACGCCGCCTGGGTCGACTCCGGACAGTGGGCGTCATGGCAGAACAACGGCTACACGCTCTACAACAACATCTGGGGCTCGGGCGCCGGCTCGCAGACCATCTGGGCCCGCAGCGGCACCAACTGGGGCGTGGTGGCCGACCACCCGCGCACCGGCGGCGTCAAGTCGTACCCGAACACCGGCAGGACGCTCAACCGCACGCTCAGCTCGCTGTCCAGCGTGACCAGCTCGTTCAACGTCTCGGTGCCGGCCGACGGGGACTACGCGACCACCTACGACATCTGGGCGAACAATCACGCGTACGAGGTCATGATCTGGACCAACCAGCACGGCGCGGTGGGTCCGATCGCCGAGCAGTACGACGCGAACGGGGCGGTGCCGAACGTCCGGAACCTGACCGTCGGCGGGCACACCTGGAACGTCTATCGCGGCTCGAACGGCGCCAACGCGGTGTTCTCGTTCATCCGCACCAACACCAGCTCGGGCTCGATCGACCTGCTGGCGATCATGAACTGGCTGCGCACCAACAACTGGTGGGGCAACGTGACGGTGGGTGAGCTGCAGTTCGGCTTCGAGATCACGGGCACGGCCGGCCGGTCGAACTTCACGACCAACAGTTTCTCGCTCAGTTACAGCTGA
- a CDS encoding sensor histidine kinase, protein MTLTFDHPALLYNGLDEYTSVVGAYVRSAVTSGDAVMVAVPEVNLTPLRDTLTDVRAEVVFADMTVAGRNPGHIIPGVLLAFAARHPGRHVSIVGEPIWPSRSAIEYPACATHEALINAVFAGRDASILCPYDVTGLGQDALADAWRTHPVMITREGRRPSPSYADPIETADRFNQPLPAVPPEADIFPYATAQDLSRVRAFVADRARKAGLPERRIDDAVTAVNELAENSIAHTDGAGSIALWSEADCLIVQADDHGIFTDPLAGRVLPPLNVPGGRGLVLVNHLCDLVRVHRRPDGTSIRVHLHGLQL, encoded by the coding sequence GTGACACTGACGTTCGACCATCCGGCCCTGCTGTACAACGGCCTCGACGAGTACACAAGCGTGGTCGGGGCGTACGTCCGCTCCGCGGTGACCAGCGGTGACGCCGTCATGGTGGCGGTGCCGGAGGTCAACCTCACGCCGCTGCGGGACACCCTGACCGACGTACGGGCCGAGGTGGTCTTCGCCGACATGACCGTGGCCGGCCGCAACCCGGGCCACATCATCCCCGGGGTTTTGCTGGCCTTCGCCGCCCGGCACCCGGGCCGCCACGTCTCGATCGTCGGCGAGCCCATCTGGCCGTCACGCTCCGCGATCGAGTACCCGGCCTGCGCCACCCACGAGGCGCTGATCAACGCGGTGTTCGCCGGCCGGGACGCGTCCATTCTTTGCCCGTACGACGTGACGGGGCTGGGACAGGACGCGCTGGCCGACGCCTGGCGCACCCACCCGGTCATGATCACGCGGGAGGGCCGCCGGCCCAGCCCGTCGTACGCCGACCCCATCGAGACCGCGGACCGCTTCAACCAGCCGCTGCCCGCCGTGCCGCCCGAGGCCGACATCTTCCCGTACGCCACCGCGCAGGACCTGAGCCGCGTGCGCGCGTTCGTGGCCGACCGGGCCCGCAAGGCCGGGCTGCCCGAGCGTCGCATCGACGACGCCGTCACCGCGGTCAACGAGCTGGCCGAGAACTCGATAGCGCACACCGACGGCGCCGGAAGCATCGCGCTCTGGTCCGAGGCCGACTGCCTGATCGTGCAGGCCGACGACCACGGGATCTTCACCGATCCGCTGGCCGGACGGGTTCTGCCGCCGCTGAACGTGCCGGGCGGACGCGGGCTGGTGCTGGTCAACCACCTCTGCGACCTGGTGCGGGTGCACCGGCGTCCCGACGGCACCAGCATCCGCGTCCACCTGCACGGGCTTCAGCTGTAA
- a CDS encoding metallophosphoesterase family protein produces MRLAHVTDLHFGAEQADVVAGLRRDLLTQGLDRVLVGGDLTMRARDRQFAAARELLEALGTPWTSVPGNHDLPLDRPVRAYGSLDSYRRLVGPPESVVRDGGLLLLGLSSPRAYLWKGGRVDAGQVTRIETELAPDAELKVLMLHHPVFPSPQRPGEALAHGAQEVLRAAASVRADLVLCGHEHVAAQVRLPGGVIGVLSGTACSWRVRAGEPQSYTVIDVEGDRLTITVRHWRDGAFTEASTTVWRRSRDGWQA; encoded by the coding sequence ATGCGGCTTGCCCACGTGACGGATCTGCACTTCGGGGCGGAGCAGGCCGACGTCGTGGCGGGGCTGCGCCGCGACCTGCTCACCCAGGGCCTGGATCGGGTGCTGGTCGGAGGCGACCTCACCATGCGGGCGCGTGACAGGCAGTTCGCCGCCGCCCGTGAGCTGCTGGAAGCCCTCGGCACGCCGTGGACGAGCGTGCCGGGCAATCACGACCTGCCGCTCGATCGGCCCGTACGGGCGTACGGGAGCCTGGATTCCTATCGTCGTCTCGTCGGCCCGCCCGAATCCGTGGTGCGCGACGGTGGCCTGCTGCTGCTCGGGCTGAGCTCGCCCCGGGCGTACCTGTGGAAGGGTGGTCGCGTCGACGCCGGCCAGGTGACCCGGATCGAGACGGAGCTGGCGCCGGACGCCGAGCTCAAGGTCCTGATGCTGCACCACCCGGTGTTCCCCTCGCCGCAGCGGCCGGGTGAGGCGCTCGCGCACGGGGCGCAGGAGGTTCTGCGCGCGGCGGCGTCGGTGCGGGCCGACCTTGTGCTGTGCGGGCACGAGCATGTGGCGGCGCAGGTCCGGCTGCCCGGCGGCGTGATCGGCGTGCTCAGCGGGACGGCCTGCTCGTGGCGGGTGCGGGCCGGCGAGCCGCAGTCGTACACGGTGATCGACGTCGAAGGCGACCGGCTGACGATCACCGTGCGGCATTGGCGCGACGGCGCGTTCACCGAGGCGTCGACGACCGTGTGGCGCCGTTCACGGGACGGCTGGCAGGCCTGA